The Clostridium sporogenes genome contains a region encoding:
- a CDS encoding rhodanese-like domain-containing protein, with translation MYINTITSEEAKKMIDEREDITILDVRDESEYREGHIKGSKLIPLEFLEANVEDEVPDKNSTIFIYCRSGKKAKIGCEHLKELGYDNVYDMGGIMDWPYEIES, from the coding sequence ATGTATATTAATACAATAACATCAGAAGAAGCTAAGAAAATGATAGATGAAAGAGAAGATATAACAATTTTAGATGTAAGAGACGAAAGTGAATATAGAGAAGGACATATAAAAGGTAGTAAATTAATACCACTAGAATTTTTAGAAGCAAATGTTGAAGATGAAGTGCCAGATAAAAATTCTACAATTTTTATATATTGTAGAAGTGGAAAAAAAGCTAAAATTGGATGTGAACATTTAAAGGAGTTAGGTTATGACAATGTATATGATATGGGTGGAATAATGGATTGGCCCTATGAAATAGAAAGTTAG
- a CDS encoding flavin reductase family protein, which yields MSVNFTLNLEESIEHLHKKGAFLTGSVNGKVNTMTISWGNIGFQWRKPVFIALVRESRYTKEFIDKSNEFTVTIPFDDTMKEALAFCGSKSGKEFDKIKECNLKLRDGDKVDTPVIQGNGMHYECKVIYKQPLDLKSMDKELVDTFYNDGNNHVLYYGEILNCYKL from the coding sequence ATGTCAGTAAATTTCACATTAAATTTAGAAGAATCTATAGAGCATTTACATAAAAAAGGTGCTTTTTTAACAGGTAGTGTAAATGGTAAAGTAAATACAATGACTATATCTTGGGGAAACATAGGATTTCAGTGGAGAAAACCTGTTTTTATAGCTTTAGTTAGAGAAAGTAGATATACTAAAGAATTTATAGACAAAAGTAATGAATTTACAGTAACAATCCCCTTTGATGATACTATGAAGGAGGCATTAGCTTTTTGTGGATCAAAGTCAGGAAAAGAATTTGATAAGATAAAGGAATGTAATTTAAAATTAAGAGATGGCGATAAAGTAGATACTCCAGTTATACAAGGTAATGGAATGCACTATGAATGTAAGGTTATCTATAAACAACCATTAGATTTAAAATCTATGGATAAAGAATTAGTAGATACATTTTATAATGATGGAAATAATCATGTTTTATACTATGGCGAAATTTTAAATTGCTATAAATTATAA
- a CDS encoding permease has product MTWLSELIRLFVEKVLGLSIKEKLGGSIHFFIYDTIKIFILLSVLIYIISYIQSYFPPERTKKILGNIKGIKGNILGALLGTITPFCSCSSIPIFIGFTSAGLPLGITFSFLISSPLVDLGSLMILMSFFGAKIAIAYVVVGLILAVVGGTVIDKLGMEKYVEGYVKEIESVDAEIEELTSKERRSYAKEQVLDIIRKVWLYVLIGVGIGSAIHNWIPQNVIENVVGDNNPFAVLLATVVGIPMYADIFGTIPIAEALFMKGVGIGTVLSFMMAVTALSLPSIIMLSKVVKRKLLYVFIFIVSVGIIIIGYSFNIYSYIFM; this is encoded by the coding sequence ATGACATGGCTTTCTGAACTTATAAGATTATTTGTAGAAAAAGTTTTAGGTTTATCTATTAAAGAAAAGCTAGGTGGTAGTATACATTTTTTTATTTATGATACTATAAAGATTTTTATTTTGTTATCAGTTTTAATTTATATTATATCCTATATACAAAGTTATTTTCCACCAGAGCGAACAAAGAAAATATTAGGAAATATAAAAGGAATCAAAGGTAATATATTAGGAGCATTGCTTGGAACAATAACACCATTTTGTAGCTGTTCAAGTATACCTATATTTATAGGGTTTACTTCAGCAGGTTTACCATTGGGAATAACCTTTTCCTTTTTAATATCTTCTCCATTAGTCGATTTAGGATCACTTATGATATTAATGTCATTCTTTGGTGCTAAAATAGCTATAGCTTATGTAGTTGTAGGACTTATACTTGCAGTGGTTGGTGGAACAGTTATTGATAAGCTTGGTATGGAGAAATATGTTGAAGGCTATGTAAAGGAAATAGAAAGTGTAGACGCAGAAATAGAAGAATTAACATCTAAAGAAAGAAGATCCTATGCTAAGGAACAAGTATTAGATATAATTCGTAAGGTTTGGTTATATGTTTTAATTGGAGTTGGGATTGGATCCGCTATTCATAATTGGATACCACAAAATGTAATAGAAAATGTAGTGGGAGATAATAATCCTTTTGCCGTATTACTTGCTACAGTAGTAGGAATTCCAATGTATGCAGATATATTTGGAACAATTCCAATAGCAGAAGCTTTGTTTATGAAGGGTGTAGGCATAGGAACAGTATTATCATTTATGATGGCAGTAACAGCACTTTCATTACCATCAATAATTATGCTTAGCAAAGTTGTAAAACGTAAATTATTGTATGTATTTATATTTATAGTATCAGTAGGAATAATAATAATAGGTTATTCATTTAATATATATTCATATATTTTTATGTAA
- a CDS encoding DUF4250 domain-containing protein, which yields MIIDKDQIKNMNPYILLSLVNTKLRDEFQNLKDFCKTYDLKEYEIITKMKTIDYNYDSEINQFTSI from the coding sequence ATGATTATTGATAAAGACCAAATAAAAAATATGAATCCATACATATTACTGAGTTTAGTGAATACTAAATTAAGAGATGAATTTCAAAATTTAAAGGATTTTTGTAAAACCTATGATCTTAAAGAATATGAAATTATAACTAAAATGAAAACTATAGACTATAATTATGATAGTGAAATAAATCAGTTTACAAGTATTTGA
- a CDS encoding thioredoxin family protein, whose translation MIIKVLGSGCTNCKKLEENTKKAVKSLGINATIEKVTDIKDIMSFGVMKTPALVVDGKVKIMGRVPSPDDIKKYL comes from the coding sequence ATGATAATAAAGGTTTTAGGTTCAGGATGTACTAATTGCAAAAAATTAGAGGAAAATACAAAAAAGGCGGTAAAATCTTTAGGTATTAATGCTACTATAGAAAAGGTAACGGATATTAAAGATATAATGTCCTTTGGAGTAATGAAAACCCCTGCCCTTGTAGTAGATGGAAAAGTAAAAATAATGGGAAGAGTACCATCACCAGATGATATAAAGAAATATCTTTAA